The stretch of DNA GACGACAAACAAGAGCAACGACGTCGCATTCAGCAAATCGTCAATTGGGAAGACCCCGGTCCAGGGGGATACTATGACGATCTGGGACGCGTTGGGCGTCAGCCGCATCTTCTGCCTGCGATGCGCGAGAACGCCTGGAAAGCGGACCCCGGTTTTGTCGGCTCGTCGCAATCAGAGTTTGGCAATCGAGTCAACAGGGACCTCTTGAAGTTGAACGATGGAAAGCTCTCTTGGCTAAACCAAGCGGAAACGCTGTTTGGCACGCCGCTGCGAATGCGCTACACGAATCTTGACCCGTCAGCGAAGTACCGCTTGCGCGTGACCTACACCGGTCGCTTCCGCGCGACGATGCGTTTGCTGGCCGACCAAAGCCACGAAATACACGGCCCGCTTCCACAACCGGCTGAACCGTGGCCAATCGAATTCGACATCCCACAAGCCGCCACCGCCGACGGTGTTCTGGACCTGCAATGGGAACTGCTGGCTCAGCGCGGGTGTCAGGTCGCAGAGGTGTGGTTGATCAAGCAATAATGGAGTAACTCCTGAATTCTTCAGCGCGGTGGAGTCGCCACCAGATCGACGTTCTAATTTAGCCACAGGTGAAACAGGGATAAAACACAGATTAGTAGCCCGTTGTAAAACCAAAAACAGACGAGAGTCGGGCGGGCTGTTAGCGGACGTGGAACCGCAAAGTCCCAAACCGACGGCTTGCCGTCGCGCACGGCGATCCTGGTCGAGCAGCATGACCGAATGATCTCCAGCGCGAATCATTCGGCCGAATCGTCCAGCATTAATTTTTCCATATGGCCGCTGTGCACTTGAACAACAATAGGCCCTGCTGCATGAAAAATTGCGTAGAACGCAAAACCTGTAAACATTCGTAGCACGAATACTCGGCAATACCTTTCTACGCCACGACCAGCCATTTCGTGTTGAAAACGTCAATTTGATTGCCCGACCGGTTCCGGAATGTTATTTTGAATGCAACGACACGACCATTTCCATTTTCCGCCTTCGGCGAAACGACCATCATAAGCGGCTCAGAATCCGTTCACGGCACACGCTGGACAGACAAATGACCAAAGGGAAATACCAGAGGACGCAGGATTACCAATCCGAATTGCCTCCGCCTCCCGTTCGGTGGCCGCTGGTGCTTGGTCTGTCTCTCGTGCTCGGAATCGCTGTCTTTGTTGGAGTGATCGTTGTCACGTCCGAAACAGGATTGCCGGAACGCCCGAGCGGCGCCGGGGCGAGACGGCTGGAATTTCATAACGCTTCGCAAGCTGGCAAAGCACCGCAGAATACACCACATATAACGGTTTGGTGGGACGACATTCCTGCTCTTCTGCGGGAGTCGACGGGACAGCGCGAGAACGCGTCCAGCAACATCCACCCCGGGGACTACGTCGGGCCGGAAGCCTGTCGTGAATGTCACAAGAAGAACTATGACAGTTGGTCACATCATCCGCATCGCTGGATGAACGCGTTGGCCGATACGTCCACTGTTGTCGGTGATTTTTCCGGCAAGAGCATTTCTTACCTCGGCGGCAAGGCAACGTTTTTCAAGGAGAACGGCGAATACCGCATGCGGCTCGAGCGAGAAGAAACGCAAACCTATGCGATTCATCAAACAATCGGCTCGCGTTTCTTTCAGTACTACATTGGCAAACAGATCGATGGTCCCCAAACCCCAAAACAACCGACCGATCAGCAAGAACTCGACCACGTTCTGCCGCTGGGCTATTGGATCGAACCCGGGGAATGGGTGCCAATTGTAAACGTCGCACATGAAGAAGTGCCGGATGGCCAGCGGATGGACCCATTCGACGCGAAAAGCTACCAGACCAACTTCTGCGTTTACTCGGATGCCTGTGATGTCTGTCACACCACAAGCCCGTTGGGTGATCTGCTGTCGGGCAATGCAAACCAATTGGCCCGCGAAGTCCCTGGCAACATCCAGTGGGAGGTCGCGAACTATTTGGCGGAAGAACGCCCCCACTGGTTGCCACCACAACATCGGTCCTTGCCTGACGAACAAGCAGTTGGCGTACTCAATTCGCTCGATGCCATCCCAGCATCGGAGCATGCAGTCACGTTAGGCATCAGTTGCGAGTCGTGTCATCTCGGTTGCCGCGAACATGCCGAGCACCCGGAAATTCTCCCTGCATTCTTCCCGTATAGTCCACACCTACTGTCCGGCTCCGTGGACAAACCGACCGACTTGGGGCGTACGCATGACAATGTCAACTGGGCCTGCGGTCGCTGTCACTCCGGCGAGCGTCCTCAGTTTGCCGGCGGCATGTCGACATGGAACTCGACCGAATACTCCGACGCCATGCGAGGCAGTTGCTACAGTGAGCTAAAGTGCACCGACTGCCATAACCCGCATCAGGCGATTGGTCAAAAATGGTCGTCGACACCTGCAAAAGACGACGCCCTTTGCATTAAGTGTCATCAGCAATATGCGTCGGAAGAAGCACAAGCCGCGCACACGCATCATCAACCGGGCAGCGAGGGGAGTCGTTGCATGAACTGCCACATGCCCCGAATCAATGAAGGCATGCAGGACATCGTACGCACGCATACAATTTTCTCGCCGACAAACACCGACATGCTCCACGCCAATCATCCCAATGCGTGCAATCAGTGCCACACAGACAAGTCGATCGACTGGACGATTGACAATTTAGAGAATTGGTATGGTTCGAAATTTGACGACAATAAACTGCAGCGTGAATATGCGAACCGTTCGCAATCGGCAGCTTTGGGATGGTTGCAGAGTGAGAACGAAGCGGTGCGGAAGGTTGCCGCGGATGCTCTGTTCCGTACGAGATCTAAATGGGACCGGGATACGACCATTCAAGAGGCGTTGATCAACTCCCTAGACGACCCGTTTTTGCTGAACCGTCAATTCGCACTTCGCGGATTTGAAGGCATGTTGGGCGTGAAACTGCGAGAGACTGGCTACCGTTTCTA from Symmachiella dynata encodes:
- a CDS encoding cytochrome c3 family protein, translated to MTKGKYQRTQDYQSELPPPPVRWPLVLGLSLVLGIAVFVGVIVVTSETGLPERPSGAGARRLEFHNASQAGKAPQNTPHITVWWDDIPALLRESTGQRENASSNIHPGDYVGPEACRECHKKNYDSWSHHPHRWMNALADTSTVVGDFSGKSISYLGGKATFFKENGEYRMRLEREETQTYAIHQTIGSRFFQYYIGKQIDGPQTPKQPTDQQELDHVLPLGYWIEPGEWVPIVNVAHEEVPDGQRMDPFDAKSYQTNFCVYSDACDVCHTTSPLGDLLSGNANQLAREVPGNIQWEVANYLAEERPHWLPPQHRSLPDEQAVGVLNSLDAIPASEHAVTLGISCESCHLGCREHAEHPEILPAFFPYSPHLLSGSVDKPTDLGRTHDNVNWACGRCHSGERPQFAGGMSTWNSTEYSDAMRGSCYSELKCTDCHNPHQAIGQKWSSTPAKDDALCIKCHQQYASEEAQAAHTHHQPGSEGSRCMNCHMPRINEGMQDIVRTHTIFSPTNTDMLHANHPNACNQCHTDKSIDWTIDNLENWYGSKFDDNKLQREYANRSQSAALGWLQSENEAVRKVAADALFRTRSKWDRDTTIQEALINSLDDPFLLNRQFALRGFEGMLGVKLRETGYRFYMTPEERKKHMAELRKIIRAAFAETTLPNDE